One segment of Gemmatimonadales bacterium DNA contains the following:
- a CDS encoding GTPase domain-containing protein, with protein sequence MSMINYASREINCKLVYYGPGLGGKTTNLEHVYGKVQPNTRGKLISLATETERTLFFDFLPVDLGTIRGFKTRFHLYTVPGQVYYNASRKLILKGVDGIVFVADSQVERMEANIESMQNLYDNMAEYGYDLTKLPFVIQYNKRDLPNASPIKDLQAGLNPGWPLANPDRHQVTPDANWAGEYLVWQLPTGEWIERAPAYEAVAITGDGVFETLKAVSKLVLKSLG encoded by the coding sequence ATGTCGATGATCAACTACGCCTCGCGCGAGATCAACTGCAAGCTCGTCTACTACGGCCCGGGGCTCGGCGGCAAGACCACCAACCTCGAGCACGTGTACGGCAAGGTGCAGCCCAACACGCGCGGCAAGCTGATTTCGCTGGCGACCGAGACCGAGCGGACGCTGTTCTTCGACTTCCTGCCGGTGGATCTCGGCACGATCCGCGGCTTCAAGACCCGCTTCCACCTCTACACGGTGCCGGGCCAGGTCTACTACAACGCGAGCCGCAAGCTGATCCTCAAGGGCGTGGACGGCATCGTGTTCGTCGCCGACAGCCAGGTCGAGCGGATGGAGGCGAACATCGAGTCGATGCAGAACCTGTACGACAACATGGCCGAGTACGGCTACGACCTGACCAAGCTCCCGTTCGTGATCCAGTACAACAAGCGCGACCTGCCCAACGCCTCGCCCATCAAGGACCTCCAGGCCGGCCTCAATCCCGGCTGGCCGCTCGCGAACCCGGACCGGCACCAGGTCACGCCCGACGCCAACTGGGCGGGCGAGTACCTGGTCTGGCAGCTCCCGACCGGGGAGTGGATCGAGCGGGCCCCGGCCTACGAGGCGGTGGCGATCACGGGTGACGGGGTCTTCGAAACGCTCAAGGCCGTCAGCAAGCTGGTCCTGAAGTCGCTGGGTTGA
- a CDS encoding nicotinamide-nucleotide amidohydrolase family protein, which translates to MDCELLTVGTELLLGFTVDTNAAFAGRALAAAGIRLARRVTVGDDAEAIREATAAALERTGTVIVTGGLGPTRDDVTRDAVAALFGLALVRDPALVAALEERFARLGRGPMPEANRRQADVPHGARVLPNRWGTAPGLVLEDGRGRLAILLPGVPTEMQGLLAQEVIPLLLERRARTAAAPRAGTEAAAHGRAEAPAAGGTGAPASGGGEVILSLTLRTTGISESALADRVGDPTRILGEHLTLAWLPSPEGTDLRLTAWGLGAEAARAALAAAAGPLRALLGTYCYGEGDDDLAALVLAELERRQARLAVAESCTGGLLGARLTAIPGSSRAFLGGVVAYDNEVKLGLLGVSADSLAAHGAVSEAVAREMAIGIARAFGADAAASVTGIAGPDGGTALKPVGSTWIGVLVGGRVRAFSYAFPGEREVVRRRAAQAALEALRRAMRGGD; encoded by the coding sequence GTGGACTGCGAGCTCCTGACCGTCGGCACCGAGCTGCTGCTCGGTTTCACGGTCGATACCAACGCGGCGTTCGCCGGCCGCGCGCTCGCCGCCGCGGGGATCCGGCTGGCGCGCCGCGTCACGGTCGGCGACGACGCCGAGGCCATCCGCGAGGCCACCGCGGCGGCCCTGGAGCGCACCGGCACGGTCATCGTCACCGGCGGCCTGGGTCCGACGCGCGACGACGTCACCCGGGATGCGGTGGCGGCGCTGTTCGGCCTCGCGCTGGTCCGCGATCCCGCCCTCGTGGCGGCCCTGGAGGAGCGCTTCGCCCGGCTCGGCCGTGGGCCGATGCCGGAGGCCAACCGCCGCCAGGCCGACGTACCGCACGGCGCCAGGGTGCTGCCGAACCGCTGGGGCACCGCGCCCGGCCTGGTGCTCGAGGACGGCCGTGGCCGCCTGGCGATCCTGCTGCCGGGAGTGCCCACGGAGATGCAGGGCCTCCTCGCGCAGGAAGTCATCCCGCTGCTGCTGGAGCGGCGGGCGCGCACCGCGGCGGCGCCGCGGGCCGGCACGGAGGCGGCGGCGCACGGACGCGCGGAGGCACCGGCAGCGGGAGGAACCGGAGCTCCGGCCTCCGGAGGCGGCGAAGTCATCCTGTCGCTCACCCTGCGCACCACCGGCATCTCCGAGTCGGCGCTCGCCGACCGCGTCGGCGATCCGACGCGGATCCTGGGCGAGCACCTGACCCTGGCCTGGCTGCCGAGCCCCGAGGGCACCGATCTCCGGCTCACCGCCTGGGGGCTCGGGGCGGAGGCGGCGCGCGCCGCCCTGGCCGCGGCCGCCGGGCCGCTGCGGGCGCTGCTGGGGACCTACTGCTACGGCGAAGGCGACGACGATCTGGCAGCGCTGGTGCTGGCGGAGCTGGAGCGCCGGCAGGCGCGGCTGGCGGTGGCTGAGTCCTGCACCGGCGGCCTGCTGGGCGCACGCCTGACCGCGATTCCCGGCAGCTCGCGCGCGTTCCTGGGTGGCGTCGTGGCCTACGACAACGAGGTGAAGCTCGGTCTGCTGGGGGTATCGGCCGACAGCCTCGCGGCGCACGGTGCGGTGAGCGAGGCGGTCGCGCGGGAGATGGCGATCGGGATCGCGAGGGCCTTCGGCGCCGACGCCGCCGCGTCGGTGACGGGCATCGCCGGCCCCGACGGCGGCACGGCCCTCAAGCCCGTGGGCAGCACCTGGATCGGCGTGCTGGTGGGCGGGCGGGTGCGGGCGTTCTCCTACGCGTTCCCCGGCGAGCGGGAGGTGGTGCGGCGGCGCGCCGCGCAGGCGGCGCTGGAGGCGCTGCGGCGGGCGATGCGAGGAGGGGACTAG
- the pgsA gene encoding CDP-diacylglycerol--glycerol-3-phosphate 3-phosphatidyltransferase has product MWNLPNLLTLARIGLAPVIALLPFIEGYWPKVIAFIIFVAAAVSDVVDGYLARRSQQVTDLGMLLDPAADKALLIATLVPIYWITRHPTVLYGIPWWGSLPLWVAVILVGRELLMTLMRYEANKRGVVIPAGREGKLKAILQYVFIGATIAWFAWKDYLVRTGLTGRMRNAWDEFHGAFVAVTLGLAVVLTVYSFVVYLVKYRALFRASAR; this is encoded by the coding sequence ATGTGGAACCTGCCGAACCTGCTGACGCTGGCGCGCATCGGACTGGCGCCCGTCATCGCGCTCCTGCCGTTCATCGAAGGGTACTGGCCCAAGGTCATCGCGTTCATCATCTTCGTCGCCGCCGCCGTGAGCGACGTGGTCGACGGCTACCTGGCGCGCCGCAGCCAGCAGGTCACCGACCTCGGCATGCTGCTCGACCCCGCCGCCGACAAGGCGCTCCTGATCGCCACCCTGGTGCCGATCTACTGGATCACCCGCCACCCGACCGTGCTGTACGGCATCCCCTGGTGGGGCAGCCTGCCCCTGTGGGTGGCCGTGATCCTGGTGGGCCGTGAGCTGCTGATGACGCTGATGCGCTACGAGGCCAACAAGCGCGGCGTGGTGATCCCCGCCGGCCGGGAGGGGAAGCTCAAGGCCATCCTCCAGTACGTCTTCATCGGCGCCACCATCGCCTGGTTCGCCTGGAAGGACTACCTGGTCCGGACCGGTCTCACCGGCCGCATGCGCAACGCGTGGGACGAGTTCCACGGCGCCTTCGTCGCCGTGACGCTCGGTCTCGCGGTCGTCCTCACGGTGTATTCGTTCGTCGTCTACCTGGTCAAGTACCGCGCGCTGTTCCGCGCCTCGGCGCGGTAG
- a CDS encoding lysophospholipase → MALRRATAAGGGRARGALILLHGFGDHSGRYSEVAAWFAERGLSVYALDQRGHGRSPGKRGHVSRFAQFLSDVAALRRLAALEQGGPQLLLGHSFGGTVALRYLETEPEGLAGAIVSCPFLAVAMSVPRWKRAMARALVEVLPALPVATGLDLAYLSTDPAVGQAAKSDPLYHRVMTPRAYREIQAAQAAVLAEGRHIGVPLLLLLAGDDRIVSRAASEAFARSLGGDLTVRTYEGFYHEIFNEPHRARVFRDVEPWLDRVLSGAAPPSGPAA, encoded by the coding sequence CTGGCGCTCCGGCGGGCCACGGCCGCGGGCGGGGGCCGCGCGCGCGGCGCGCTCATCCTGCTGCACGGTTTCGGGGACCACAGCGGGCGCTACTCGGAGGTGGCCGCCTGGTTCGCCGAGCGGGGGCTCAGCGTGTACGCGCTGGACCAGCGCGGGCACGGGCGCTCGCCCGGCAAGCGCGGGCACGTGTCGCGCTTCGCGCAGTTCCTCTCCGACGTGGCCGCCCTGCGCCGGCTCGCGGCGCTCGAGCAGGGCGGGCCGCAGCTGCTGCTCGGCCACTCCTTCGGGGGCACCGTCGCGCTCCGCTACCTGGAGACGGAGCCGGAGGGCCTGGCCGGCGCGATCGTCTCGTGCCCGTTCCTGGCGGTCGCGATGAGCGTGCCGCGCTGGAAGCGGGCGATGGCGCGCGCGCTGGTCGAGGTGCTTCCCGCGCTGCCGGTCGCGACCGGGCTGGACCTCGCGTACCTCTCGACCGACCCCGCGGTTGGCCAGGCCGCCAAGAGCGATCCCCTCTACCACCGGGTGATGACGCCCCGGGCGTATCGCGAGATCCAGGCGGCGCAGGCCGCCGTGCTGGCCGAGGGGCGTCACATCGGCGTGCCGCTGCTGCTGCTCCTCGCCGGGGACGACCGGATCGTCTCGCGCGCCGCGAGCGAGGCCTTCGCCCGCTCGCTCGGCGGCGACCTGACGGTGAGGACGTACGAGGGCTTCTACCACGAGATCTTCAACGAGCCGCATCGCGCACGGGTGTTCCGTGACGTCGAGCCGTGGCTCGATCGCGTATTGAGCGGAGCGGCGCCACCCTCCGGGCCCGCCGCCTGA